In Candidatus Rokuibacteriota bacterium, the following proteins share a genomic window:
- a CDS encoding HNH endonuclease signature motif containing protein: SAETSRRLACDASRVVMRHDEEGRVVEIGARTRTIPPALRRALHHRDRGCRFPGCGVRFGQGHHLRHWAHGGPTTLSNLALLCRRHHRAVHEEGYQVARGPDGTLRFRRPDGRPLPEVPPPGTVPGDPVKALRACHDSNGLQVGARTACPGWLGERLDVGWAIDVLHPRAQRASWAGDPTPLDRSGLGR, from the coding sequence TCCGCGGAAACGTCCCGGCGCCTGGCCTGTGACGCGAGCCGGGTGGTGATGCGCCATGACGAGGAGGGCCGCGTGGTCGAGATCGGGGCCCGGACCCGGACGATTCCCCCCGCCCTGCGGCGAGCGCTCCACCATCGGGACCGGGGCTGCCGCTTCCCCGGCTGCGGCGTCCGCTTCGGCCAGGGGCATCATCTCCGCCACTGGGCGCACGGGGGTCCGACGACGCTCTCGAACCTCGCGCTCCTCTGCCGCCGGCATCACCGAGCGGTGCACGAGGAGGGCTACCAGGTCGCGCGCGGGCCCGACGGGACTCTCCGATTCCGGCGGCCGGACGGCCGCCCCCTGCCGGAGGTGCCGCCGCCGGGAACAGTGCCCGGTGATCCCGTCAAGGCTCTCCGCGCCTGTCATGACTCGAACGGCCTTCAGGTCGGGGCGCGCACGGCGTGCCCCGGCTGGCTCGGGGAGCGGCTGGATGTGGGTTGGGCGATCGACGTCTTGCACCCGCGAGCACAGCGTGCCTCCTGGGCGGGTGACCCGACGCCCCTCGACCGCTCAGGTCTCGGACGTTAA
- a CDS encoding OsmC family protein encodes MLTVRLYAERKHWTLDRIETRLQRDPGEGKINSIELELLLGGDLSAEQRQRLAEIASRCPVHRTLSEGVTITHH; translated from the coding sequence GTGCTCACGGTTCGGCTGTACGCCGAACGCAAGCACTGGACGCTCGACCGGATCGAGACGCGTCTCCAGCGCGACCCGGGCGAGGGCAAGATCAACAGCATCGAGCTGGAGCTGCTGCTGGGCGGCGACCTCAGCGCCGAGCAGCGCCAGCGCCTGGCGGAGATCGCCTCACGCTGCCCCGTTCACCGCACCCTGTCCGAGGGCGTGACGATTACCCACCACTAA
- a CDS encoding NAD-dependent epimerase/dehydratase family protein codes for MRVLVMGGTEFISLHLVRELLSRGHEVTVFNRGKRAERLPAGVSAIAGDRKDHAGLRGRLEGRRFDGVFDITYAPTLGEDVAALLASLEGRPHIIFISTGRVYDHTLPIPYSEETPRGFYWGDYARHKIASEDLLFERYRKGGGPVSIVRPTHVMGPLNTRNNETFFMDRIHRGRPVLVPGHGGWLRQFGHVEDLAHAMAAMLGNPKAYGQAYNVMGEDTVTQVGFVELIADVMKKPVTFRHFDAALLKSFDKPGPVFGQNLVYDCHAVHTTTKLRQELGILPRYTLYEALAHTWEWYQREKLVDRPVDFTFEDAILAKIGA; via the coding sequence ATGCGGGTCCTCGTCATGGGCGGCACCGAGTTCATCAGCCTGCATCTGGTGCGCGAGCTGCTCTCGCGCGGCCACGAGGTCACGGTCTTCAACCGCGGCAAGCGCGCCGAGCGCCTGCCGGCGGGCGTCTCGGCCATCGCCGGCGACCGCAAGGACCACGCGGGCCTCCGCGGGCGCCTCGAGGGCCGCCGCTTCGACGGCGTCTTCGACATCACGTACGCCCCGACTCTCGGCGAGGATGTCGCCGCGCTCTTGGCTTCCCTCGAGGGCCGGCCGCACATCATCTTCATCTCCACGGGACGAGTGTACGACCACACCCTGCCCATCCCGTACTCGGAAGAAACGCCGCGCGGCTTCTACTGGGGCGACTACGCCCGTCACAAGATCGCCTCCGAGGACCTGCTCTTCGAGCGCTACCGGAAGGGCGGCGGGCCGGTCAGCATCGTGAGGCCGACGCACGTCATGGGCCCGCTCAATACGCGCAACAACGAGACCTTCTTCATGGACAGGATCCACCGCGGCCGGCCCGTGCTGGTGCCGGGACACGGCGGGTGGCTGCGGCAATTCGGCCACGTGGAAGACCTCGCTCACGCGATGGCGGCCATGCTCGGAAATCCCAAGGCCTACGGCCAGGCCTACAACGTCATGGGCGAGGACACGGTCACCCAGGTCGGCTTCGTCGAGCTGATCGCCGACGTCATGAAGAAGCCCGTCACCTTCCGCCACTTCGACGCGGCCCTGCTCAAGAGCTTCGACAAGCCCGGGCCCGTCTTCGGCCAGAACCTCGTCTACGACTGCCACGCCGTCCACACCACGACGAAGCTCCGCCAGGAGCTGGGCATCCTGCCGCGCTACACGCTTTACGAAGCCCTCGCCCATACCTGGGAGTGGTACCAGCGCGAAAAGCTCGTTGACCGGCCGGTGGACTTCACCTTCGAGGACGCGATCCTCGCCAAGATCGGCGCGTGA
- a CDS encoding D-2-hydroxyacid dehydrogenase, whose amino-acid sequence MTARSILVYHPEPGEAQAYARLIKQPKPPFAVAVCATPAEAEPHIADAEILYAWNFPRELLPRAARLRWAQGMGAGVEPLMVPELPRRVTVTRVAGIFGPWMAEYVLGWCLWLTQRTELFRAQQRERRWRQADPLRLHGATLCVIGLGDIGRTIAGAARAFGMRVVGVSRSGKRVPEAQRVYKTRDLRKALADADFVALTVPLTEATRGLIGAAELAAMRPSAWLINVARGPVVDEAALLDALRANRLGGAVLDVFNEEPLPQGHPLWELDSVVITPHISGPSTPGEIAPIFNDNLRRYLAGRALRYEVDRKRGY is encoded by the coding sequence GTGACCGCCCGCTCCATCCTCGTGTACCACCCCGAGCCCGGCGAAGCCCAAGCCTATGCCCGGCTGATCAAGCAGCCCAAGCCGCCGTTCGCGGTCGCCGTCTGCGCCACGCCCGCCGAGGCGGAGCCGCACATTGCCGATGCCGAGATTCTCTACGCGTGGAACTTTCCGCGCGAGCTCCTGCCTCGGGCGGCCAGGCTGCGGTGGGCGCAGGGCATGGGCGCGGGAGTCGAGCCCTTGATGGTCCCCGAGCTGCCTCGCCGCGTGACGGTGACGCGCGTCGCGGGCATCTTCGGCCCCTGGATGGCCGAGTACGTGCTGGGCTGGTGCCTCTGGCTCACCCAGCGAACCGAGCTGTTCCGCGCCCAGCAGCGTGAGCGGCGCTGGCGACAGGCGGACCCGCTGCGCCTCCACGGGGCGACGCTCTGCGTGATCGGACTGGGGGACATCGGGCGCACCATCGCGGGCGCAGCTCGCGCGTTCGGGATGCGCGTCGTGGGCGTCAGCCGGAGCGGCAAGAGGGTCCCGGAGGCCCAGCGCGTCTACAAGACGCGCGACCTCAGGAAGGCGCTCGCCGACGCCGACTTCGTCGCGCTGACCGTGCCGCTGACGGAGGCGACGCGCGGCCTCATCGGCGCGGCCGAGCTCGCGGCCATGCGGCCTTCGGCCTGGCTCATCAACGTCGCGCGTGGGCCCGTCGTCGACGAAGCGGCGCTCCTCGATGCCCTCCGGGCCAACCGGCTGGGAGGGGCGGTGCTCGACGTCTTCAACGAGGAGCCGCTGCCGCAGGGCCATCCGCTGTGGGAGCTCGACAGCGTAGTGATCACGCCGCACATCTCAGGGCCGAGCACCCCGGGGGAGATCGCCCCCATCTTCAACGACAACCTCCGCCGCTACCTCGCCGGCCGCGCGCTCCGCTACGAGGTCGACCGCAAGCGCGGCTACTAA
- a CDS encoding class I SAM-dependent methyltransferase, whose translation MGLPTTDAPCFLCGEAAADPLWTTADRAFAIPGIYTVARCRRCGFLYQKPRVADAHLADCYPDHYPRHQEPSPRIPFKGSPGRVKAARWALASALGYAQLRDASVGLLTRLRARRLVRKIRWDCPPWTGQGRYLDVGCGSGGALGVAHALGWNVAGIEVDEAAAAKARRFTDDLHVGDVLTAPFASGRFDVVTAFHVLEHVPDPVAVIRRALAWLAPGGLLIIEVPNAGGLGAAIFGRAWSGLELPRHLSHFSPETLERAVEQAGGRVAWCWHGAKARYYLWSLGFWLRDRGWPPLAGLTEWRPVYGVLKLFLEVTLPLVRLAKRGEVIRVGISAK comes from the coding sequence GTGGGCCTTCCCACGACGGACGCCCCGTGCTTCCTCTGCGGCGAGGCCGCCGCAGATCCGCTCTGGACCACCGCCGACCGCGCCTTCGCCATTCCCGGGATCTATACCGTCGCGCGCTGCCGGCGCTGCGGCTTCCTCTACCAGAAGCCGCGCGTCGCCGACGCCCATCTCGCCGACTGCTACCCCGACCACTACCCGCGGCACCAGGAGCCGTCGCCCCGGATTCCCTTCAAGGGCTCGCCCGGCCGCGTCAAGGCGGCGCGCTGGGCGCTCGCGAGCGCGCTCGGCTACGCGCAGCTCCGCGACGCTTCCGTTGGACTGCTGACGCGACTCCGCGCCCGGCGGCTCGTGCGAAAGATCCGCTGGGACTGCCCGCCGTGGACGGGGCAGGGACGCTACCTCGACGTGGGCTGCGGGTCGGGCGGCGCGCTCGGTGTCGCCCACGCGCTCGGCTGGAACGTGGCGGGCATCGAAGTTGACGAGGCGGCCGCCGCGAAGGCCCGGCGCTTCACCGACGATCTCCACGTGGGCGACGTGCTGACGGCGCCGTTCGCCTCGGGACGCTTCGACGTGGTGACGGCCTTCCACGTCCTCGAGCACGTGCCTGATCCGGTCGCCGTGATCCGCCGCGCGCTCGCATGGCTGGCGCCCGGCGGGCTCCTGATCATCGAGGTGCCGAACGCCGGCGGCTTGGGCGCGGCGATCTTCGGTAGAGCGTGGTCGGGGCTCGAGCTGCCGCGTCACCTCTCGCATTTCTCGCCCGAGACGCTCGAGCGCGCGGTCGAACAGGCCGGCGGCCGCGTGGCGTGGTGCTGGCACGGTGCCAAGGCACGCTACTACCTCTGGAGCCTCGGCTTCTGGCTCCGCGACCGCGGTTGGCCCCCCCTCGCCGGTCTCACCGAGTGGCGCCCGGTCTACGGCGTGCTCAAGCTCTTCCTCGAGGTGACGCTCCCGCTCGTTCGGCTCGCCAAGCGCGGCGAAGTCATCCGCGTCGGGATCAGCGCCAAGTAG
- a CDS encoding carbamoyltransferase C-terminal domain-containing protein yields MIVLGINETHCATAAVLRDGRIVGCASEERFTRLKNDAGYPRLAIDALLRECGVLPAEIDVVALSGARAASREWLNRVLHDEAYGKEYYGVTWPSPRRALEKKMRKWGAKFGLIDASRGKFGISQSERFAFVTDHLGIPRDRIVCLDHHACHAAAAYYGSGFEGRDALVLTNDNSGDGLCATASTGKSLDLTRHEATPSSPGSLGAFYSFVTLALGMKFGEHEYKVMGMAPYAGEKYAKRAEAALREVFDLDEGKPARFRWLKPGERYAVLLKATLGLRFDAVAGGAQRLLEDTLLRWARLMHQRYGGTRLALGGGVFMNVKANMLIGQEDWVEELFAFPSCGDESNAVGAAYLGYLEECARRGVAGWVQPFGPAYLGNSVTDEDAEAVIRERGLEGRYKVAFHDRIEEKIAELLVSDGVVARCAGRMEFGARALGNRSILANPSDHRVVPLINRMIKNRDFWMPFAPTILAERAPDYLFNPKQHALPYMMLAMPTRAEAREALVAAIHPQDATARPQILERSWNPEYHTVISEFERRTGVGAVLNTSFNLHGEPVVCSAADAVDTFERSGLPHVAVGHWLISKK; encoded by the coding sequence ATGATCGTCCTCGGCATCAACGAAACCCACTGCGCCACGGCGGCCGTCCTTCGGGACGGCCGCATCGTGGGCTGCGCCTCCGAGGAGCGCTTCACCCGCCTCAAGAACGACGCCGGCTACCCGCGCCTCGCCATCGACGCGCTCCTCAGGGAATGCGGCGTCCTCCCGGCCGAGATCGACGTCGTCGCCCTGTCGGGCGCCCGCGCCGCCTCGCGGGAGTGGCTCAACCGGGTGCTCCACGACGAGGCCTACGGCAAGGAGTACTACGGCGTCACGTGGCCGTCTCCACGCCGGGCGCTCGAGAAGAAGATGCGGAAGTGGGGCGCGAAGTTCGGCCTCATCGACGCCTCGCGCGGCAAGTTCGGCATCTCCCAGAGCGAGCGCTTCGCCTTCGTTACCGATCACCTCGGCATCCCCAGGGATCGGATCGTCTGCCTCGACCACCACGCCTGCCACGCCGCCGCGGCCTACTACGGCTCGGGCTTCGAGGGCAGGGACGCGCTGGTCCTGACCAACGACAACTCCGGCGACGGCCTCTGCGCCACGGCCTCGACGGGCAAGTCCCTCGATCTCACCCGCCATGAAGCGACGCCCTCGTCGCCGGGCTCGCTCGGCGCCTTCTACTCCTTCGTGACGCTGGCGCTCGGGATGAAGTTCGGCGAGCACGAGTACAAGGTCATGGGCATGGCGCCCTACGCCGGGGAGAAGTACGCCAAGCGCGCCGAAGCCGCCCTGCGCGAGGTCTTCGACCTGGACGAGGGGAAGCCTGCGCGCTTCCGGTGGCTCAAGCCCGGGGAGCGCTACGCGGTCCTGCTCAAGGCCACGCTGGGACTGCGCTTCGACGCGGTCGCCGGCGGCGCCCAGCGCCTCCTCGAGGACACGCTCCTCCGCTGGGCGCGCCTCATGCACCAGCGCTACGGCGGCACGCGCCTGGCGCTGGGAGGCGGCGTGTTCATGAACGTGAAGGCGAACATGCTCATCGGCCAGGAGGACTGGGTCGAGGAGCTGTTCGCCTTCCCGTCCTGCGGCGACGAGTCGAACGCGGTCGGCGCGGCTTATCTCGGGTACCTCGAGGAGTGCGCGCGGCGCGGGGTGGCGGGATGGGTGCAGCCCTTCGGCCCCGCGTACCTCGGCAACAGCGTCACGGACGAGGACGCCGAAGCGGTGATCCGCGAGCGCGGCCTCGAGGGGCGCTACAAGGTCGCCTTCCACGACCGGATCGAGGAGAAGATCGCCGAGCTCCTTGTGTCGGACGGCGTGGTGGCGCGCTGCGCGGGGCGCATGGAGTTCGGCGCGCGGGCGCTCGGGAACCGCTCGATCCTCGCGAACCCCTCGGACCACCGCGTGGTGCCGCTCATCAACCGGATGATCAAGAACCGCGACTTCTGGATGCCCTTCGCGCCGACCATTCTCGCGGAGCGCGCGCCCGACTACCTCTTCAATCCGAAGCAGCACGCCTTGCCCTACATGATGCTGGCCATGCCGACGCGGGCCGAGGCCCGAGAGGCGCTCGTGGCCGCGATCCATCCTCAGGACGCCACGGCGCGGCCGCAGATTCTCGAGCGGTCGTGGAACCCCGAGTACCACACGGTGATCAGCGAGTTCGAGCGCCGCACGGGCGTCGGCGCCGTGCTGAATACATCGTTCAACCTCCACGGCGAGCCGGTGGTGTGCAGCGCCGCCGACGCGGTGGACACCTTCGAGCGCTCCGGCCTGCCGCACGTGGCCGTGGGGCATTGGCTGATCTCCAAGAAGTAG
- a CDS encoding type 1 glutamine amidotransferase domain-containing protein produces the protein MTLKGKRVAILAENMYQEMELWVPYYRLKEEGADVKVVGAGGAKSYASKAGYPVNVDVQADQVSAVEFDAVVIPGGYAPDMMRRNESMVKLVREASQQGKVVAAICHAGWMLASAGVLKGKKATSFFAIKDDVVNAGATWVDQEVVVDGNLITSRKPDDLPAFCREIVKALGKNA, from the coding sequence ATGACGCTCAAAGGCAAGCGGGTCGCGATTCTGGCGGAGAACATGTACCAGGAGATGGAACTGTGGGTGCCGTACTACCGGCTCAAGGAGGAGGGGGCCGACGTCAAGGTGGTCGGCGCGGGCGGCGCCAAGTCCTACGCCTCCAAGGCCGGCTACCCGGTCAACGTGGACGTGCAGGCCGACCAGGTCAGCGCGGTCGAGTTCGACGCGGTCGTGATCCCGGGCGGCTACGCCCCCGACATGATGCGCCGCAACGAGAGCATGGTGAAGCTGGTGCGCGAGGCCTCGCAGCAGGGCAAGGTCGTGGCCGCCATCTGCCACGCCGGCTGGATGCTCGCGAGCGCCGGCGTGCTGAAGGGTAAGAAGGCGACCTCGTTCTTCGCCATCAAGGACGACGTGGTCAATGCCGGCGCGACCTGGGTCGACCAGGAGGTGGTCGTCGACGGCAACCTCATCACCTCGCGCAAGCCCGACGACCTCCCGGCCTTCTGCCGCGAGATCGTCAAGGCGCTGGGGAAAAACGCCTAG
- a CDS encoding PDZ domain-containing protein encodes MKGFVMLALLLLAPMAPADPAWAAWGWLGVRIRDLSEQEMEEISQKYGLREGFGVVIVEVMKETPAEASGLKNGDLVVAFRDRPVVDTRTLQRLIASTSAGETVPLTVLRRDAGRRGVTVRVGVMPDTVAADRIAAEFGFLVRDPDARGEGAVARLSEGPPAVGAVVARSSAEAAGLQVGDVLVEVNGRPVLTLAAVREALLASSLERPLPLVVRRDSERVQLLLMTAWPSR; translated from the coding sequence ATGAAGGGCTTCGTGATGCTGGCGCTGCTGTTGCTCGCGCCGATGGCGCCGGCCGATCCGGCGTGGGCCGCCTGGGGATGGCTCGGCGTGCGGATCCGGGACCTGTCTGAGCAGGAGATGGAGGAGATCTCGCAGAAGTACGGGCTGCGAGAGGGGTTCGGCGTGGTCATCGTCGAGGTGATGAAGGAGACGCCCGCCGAGGCCTCGGGGCTCAAGAACGGCGACCTCGTGGTGGCGTTCCGCGACAGGCCGGTGGTCGACACACGGACGCTCCAGCGGCTCATCGCGTCGACCTCGGCCGGGGAGACCGTGCCGCTGACGGTGCTGCGGCGCGACGCCGGGCGCCGCGGTGTCACGGTACGGGTCGGCGTGATGCCCGACACGGTCGCCGCGGACCGCATCGCCGCGGAGTTCGGCTTCCTCGTGCGGGATCCCGATGCGCGAGGCGAGGGGGCCGTCGCGCGCCTGTCGGAGGGCCCGCCCGCCGTTGGGGCGGTGGTGGCACGGAGCTCCGCGGAGGCGGCGGGGCTCCAGGTGGGCGACGTGCTGGTCGAGGTCAACGGCCGCCCCGTGCTGACATTGGCCGCCGTGCGCGAGGCGCTGCTGGCCTCGTCCCTCGAGCGGCCGCTGCCGCTCGTCGTCCGCCGGGATTCCGAGCGTGTGCAGCTGCTGCTCATGACGGCGTGGCCGTCCCGGTAA
- a CDS encoding LON peptidase substrate-binding domain-containing protein, whose amino-acid sequence MAQVFVPIFPLPDLAFFPHTLLPLHVFEARYRAMVTDCLARDLRMAVVALKPGYESAYDGKPAVYQIAGVGRIVQCERLASGRFNILLKGERRIRIDRELPADTLYRMVAGTPLGETGAECDGVGALAARVTGRCLGILRAVKRPTAEMEESLAGAAPGAVCDRIASAVIPEADVRQALLEELDVERRLSRLAEALDDLYTQLTGDR is encoded by the coding sequence GTGGCCCAGGTCTTCGTCCCGATCTTTCCGCTGCCGGACCTGGCCTTTTTCCCTCACACGCTGCTGCCGCTGCACGTCTTCGAGGCGCGCTACCGCGCCATGGTCACGGACTGCCTCGCGAGGGACCTCCGGATGGCCGTGGTCGCGCTCAAGCCGGGATACGAGTCGGCCTACGACGGCAAGCCCGCCGTGTACCAGATCGCGGGAGTCGGCCGCATCGTCCAGTGCGAGCGCCTCGCGTCCGGGCGCTTCAACATCCTGCTCAAGGGCGAGAGGCGTATCCGCATCGACCGCGAGTTGCCGGCCGATACGCTCTACCGGATGGTAGCGGGCACTCCGCTCGGCGAGACCGGCGCCGAGTGCGACGGCGTGGGCGCTCTCGCGGCCCGCGTCACCGGCAGGTGCCTGGGCATCTTGCGCGCGGTGAAACGGCCCACGGCCGAGATGGAGGAATCGCTTGCCGGCGCGGCGCCGGGAGCGGTGTGCGACCGGATCGCCTCGGCCGTCATCCCCGAGGCGGACGTGAGACAGGCATTGCTCGAAGAGCTGGACGTGGAGCGCCGGCTCTCGCGGCTGGCGGAGGCCCTCGACGACCTCTACACTCAGCTGACAGGTGACCGGTGA
- a CDS encoding Mrp/NBP35 family ATP-binding protein, producing the protein MAETPRPGPQAAALIPDVKHTVAVSSGKGGVGKSTIAVNLALALKQKGHTVGLVDVDVYGPDVPLMMGTKGKPGMFENKIIPVEAHGIKIMSIGLLVDEREALVWRGPMIHSAVQQFLRDVMWGPLDFLVFDMPPGTGDAQLSLSQVVPLGGVVMVTTPQDVALLDVRKALAMFRKLNVPILGLVENMSCFIAPDTGAKYAIFGEGGGDKVAEEFGVPLLAHIPLEIDTRKGGDAGIPIVVGQPASAQAAAFLALADAVAARLEAVSALKMPTIG; encoded by the coding sequence ATGGCAGAGACACCCAGGCCCGGCCCCCAGGCGGCCGCTCTCATCCCCGACGTCAAGCACACGGTCGCCGTGTCGTCCGGCAAGGGCGGGGTGGGCAAGTCCACCATCGCCGTCAACCTGGCGCTGGCGCTCAAGCAGAAGGGACACACGGTCGGCCTCGTGGACGTCGACGTCTACGGCCCCGACGTGCCGCTCATGATGGGCACCAAGGGCAAGCCCGGGATGTTCGAGAACAAGATCATCCCCGTCGAGGCCCACGGCATCAAGATCATGTCCATCGGCCTCCTCGTCGACGAGCGCGAGGCGCTGGTCTGGCGCGGGCCCATGATCCACTCGGCCGTCCAGCAGTTCCTGCGCGATGTCATGTGGGGCCCGCTCGACTTCCTCGTCTTCGACATGCCGCCGGGCACCGGCGACGCCCAGCTCTCGCTCTCCCAAGTGGTTCCGTTGGGCGGCGTCGTGATGGTGACGACGCCCCAGGACGTGGCGCTGCTCGACGTCCGCAAGGCGCTCGCCATGTTCCGCAAGCTCAACGTGCCCATTCTCGGGCTCGTCGAGAACATGAGCTGCTTCATCGCGCCCGACACCGGCGCCAAGTACGCCATCTTCGGGGAGGGCGGCGGCGACAAGGTCGCCGAGGAGTTCGGCGTGCCACTCCTGGCGCACATCCCGCTCGAGATCGACACGCGCAAGGGCGGCGACGCGGGCATCCCCATCGTGGTGGGCCAGCCCGCCTCGGCCCAGGCCGCGGCCTTCCTGGCGCTGGCCGACGCGGTCGCCGCGCGCCTCGAGGCGGTCTCGGCGCTCAAGATGCCGACCATCGGCTGA
- a CDS encoding flavin reductase family protein: MISPDEFRRVLGHFCSGVTVITTMDPQGRPAGLTASAFTSVSLAPPLILVCVAHDAHSYPALAAARHFAVNILAGHHEAVSTRFATKPAAHPSEKFEGVDFRQSALGLPVLKDSLAELECETVHAYPAGDHTIFVGRVEAADSRGDADLEPLLYYRGKYRRIHT, from the coding sequence GTGATTTCACCCGATGAGTTCCGCCGCGTCCTTGGTCACTTCTGCTCGGGAGTGACCGTCATCACCACGATGGACCCCCAAGGCCGCCCCGCCGGTCTCACCGCCAGCGCCTTCACGTCGGTTTCCCTCGCCCCGCCGCTAATCCTGGTCTGCGTGGCCCACGACGCGCACAGCTACCCGGCGCTCGCGGCCGCGAGGCACTTCGCCGTCAACATCCTGGCCGGCCACCACGAGGCCGTGTCCACGCGCTTCGCCACCAAGCCCGCCGCGCACCCCTCGGAGAAGTTCGAGGGCGTCGACTTCCGTCAGAGCGCGCTCGGGCTGCCCGTGCTCAAGGATTCACTGGCCGAGCTCGAGTGCGAGACCGTCCATGCCTATCCCGCCGGCGACCACACGATCTTCGTGGGCCGCGTCGAGGCCGCGGACTCTCGCGGCGACGCCGACCTCGAACCGCTGCTGTACTACCGCGGCAAGTACCGCCGCATCCACACCTGA
- a CDS encoding DegT/DnrJ/EryC1/StrS family aminotransferase, with the protein MPIPLSRPPVDDEIKTAVIAAVESGRYILGPQCTAFEKEFAAYNGAKHAVLTTSATSALWMLIKAFNAKAGDEILVPAHTAFPTIEAICFAGVTPVFVDVDDTYTVDVKDAVAKVTPRTVGFIPVHLYGHPANLPGIQELCAKHKLWLLEDCAQAHGAAWQGKKVGSFGRAGAFSFYPSKNLTVMGDGGLLVTEDDEVAARCRRLRDHGRQNKDIHAEIGFNLRFNDIQAAVGRVLLRRLDAMNDHRRKLAARYNAALGGLPLVLPTETPGARHVYHLYVVRTPQRDQLAAFLKDKGIATGIHYPVPCHRQPAVEYLKPGPLEHTERLVKEILTLPISAGHKESEIDEVAAAVRGFFTK; encoded by the coding sequence ATGCCGATTCCCCTGTCACGTCCGCCGGTGGACGACGAGATCAAGACGGCGGTCATCGCGGCCGTCGAGTCGGGCCGGTACATCCTGGGCCCGCAGTGCACGGCGTTCGAGAAGGAATTCGCCGCCTACAACGGCGCCAAGCACGCCGTGCTCACGACCAGCGCCACGTCCGCGCTCTGGATGCTCATCAAGGCCTTTAACGCCAAGGCGGGCGACGAGATCCTCGTCCCGGCCCACACGGCGTTCCCGACCATCGAGGCCATCTGCTTCGCCGGCGTGACGCCGGTCTTCGTGGACGTCGACGACACCTATACGGTGGACGTCAAGGATGCCGTCGCCAAGGTGACGCCGCGCACGGTCGGGTTCATCCCCGTGCACCTCTACGGCCACCCCGCTAACCTTCCCGGGATCCAGGAGCTCTGCGCCAAGCACAAGCTCTGGCTGCTGGAGGACTGCGCCCAGGCCCACGGAGCCGCATGGCAGGGCAAGAAGGTCGGGTCCTTCGGCCGCGCCGGCGCGTTCTCCTTCTACCCCTCGAAGAACCTGACCGTGATGGGTGACGGCGGCCTGCTCGTCACAGAGGACGACGAGGTCGCGGCGCGCTGCCGGCGGCTCCGTGACCACGGCAGGCAGAACAAGGACATCCACGCAGAAATCGGCTTCAACCTGCGCTTCAACGACATCCAGGCCGCCGTGGGGCGCGTCCTCCTGCGCCGGCTCGACGCGATGAACGATCACCGGCGCAAGCTCGCCGCTCGCTACAATGCGGCGCTCGGGGGCCTGCCGCTCGTGCTGCCGACCGAGACGCCGGGCGCGCGCCACGTCTACCACCTCTACGTCGTGCGCACGCCCCAGCGGGACCAGCTGGCGGCCTTCCTCAAGGACAAGGGCATCGCCACGGGCATCCACTACCCCGTGCCCTGCCACAGGCAGCCCGCCGTCGAGTACCTCAAGCCGGGACCGCTCGAGCACACGGAGCGCCTCGTCAAGGAGATCCTGACCCTGCCCATCTCGGCGGGCCACAAGGAGTCGGAGATCGACGAGGTCGCGGCCGCGGTGCGGGGCTTCTTCACGAAGTGA